A genomic window from Candidatus Omnitrophota bacterium includes:
- the glgC gene encoding glucose-1-phosphate adenylyltransferase, whose product MYRIASSMLSKTLTIILAGGQGERLYPLTKDRSKPSVPFAGGFRIVDFTLSNCINSGLRHIFLLTQYKSQSLNRHIRDGWNILNRELREFVESVPPQKRTHTSWYEGTADAICQNIYLLEQFKPDRVLILSGDHIYRMDYLQMLAFHVEKGADATIASCEYPREQSSSFGVLQVDENDRVLRFVEKPSDPPPLPGKSDRSLVNMGVYVFNTPILVRAVIDDSKRDGSIHDLGKDVFPRLTEGRETKLYSYSFNRQAPHPYWRDVGHISSYFEANMEMLRQPPAVDLFSKEWPFRTDIYQYPPSFFHLETPGKNRIQRSIVGAGCRIEGELDRCVFSPSVAVGAGSILESCIVFHNVVIGRGCRIKNAIIDKNAVIPDGCVIGYDPDTDSRQFTVTPEKIVVIPKDMIVEYI is encoded by the coding sequence ATGTATCGCATCGCCTCCTCGATGTTAAGCAAAACGTTGACGATCATATTGGCGGGAGGACAAGGAGAGCGCCTCTATCCATTGACAAAAGACCGGTCCAAGCCCTCTGTGCCTTTCGCCGGAGGATTCCGCATCGTCGATTTTACTCTTTCCAATTGCATCAATTCCGGTTTAAGACATATCTTTTTATTGACGCAATACAAATCCCAGTCATTAAACCGGCATATTCGCGACGGATGGAATATTCTCAACCGCGAGTTGCGGGAATTCGTCGAATCCGTTCCCCCGCAAAAGAGAACCCATACCAGCTGGTATGAAGGGACGGCGGACGCCATATGCCAGAACATCTACCTGCTCGAACAATTTAAGCCCGACCGCGTGCTCATCCTTTCCGGCGATCATATTTACCGCATGGATTATCTGCAAATGCTCGCCTTTCACGTCGAAAAAGGAGCGGACGCGACGATCGCCAGTTGCGAGTATCCCCGCGAGCAATCGAGTTCTTTCGGAGTGCTCCAAGTGGATGAGAACGACCGCGTGCTCCGCTTCGTCGAGAAGCCGTCCGATCCTCCTCCCCTTCCGGGCAAAAGCGATCGCTCCCTCGTCAACATGGGAGTGTACGTCTTCAATACGCCCATTCTGGTCCGCGCCGTCATCGACGACAGCAAGCGGGACGGTTCCATTCACGATTTGGGGAAAGACGTTTTCCCGCGTTTGACGGAAGGACGGGAGACAAAACTCTATTCCTACTCCTTTAACCGCCAGGCCCCCCACCCTTATTGGCGCGACGTCGGCCATATCTCCAGTTACTTTGAGGCCAATATGGAAATGCTGCGGCAGCCCCCGGCCGTCGATCTTTTTTCGAAAGAATGGCCTTTCCGTACGGACATCTATCAATATCCGCCTTCTTTCTTCCATTTGGAAACGCCGGGCAAGAATCGCATCCAACGTTCCATCGTCGGAGCGGGATGCCGCATCGAAGGAGAATTGGACCGTTGCGTTTTTTCGCCGTCCGTCGCCGTGGGGGCGGGAAGTATATTGGAAAGCTGCATAGTTTTCCATAATGTCGTCATTGGGCGCGGCTGCCGCATCAAAAACGCCATCATCGACAAAAACGCCGTCATTCCCGACGGCTGCGTGATCGGATACGATCCCGATACGGACAGCCGCCAATTCACCGTTACGCCGGAAAAGATCGTCGTCATCCCTAAAGATATGATTGTGGAGTATATCTGA
- a CDS encoding response regulator, translated as MKKILIVDDEENLRELYRVELMDEGFEVITAKNGFEGVEKCENENPDLVIVDIRMPGMDGLETISRILNLNRKRPIIIHSAYPHYQDNFLSWNADAFVVKSSNMEELKCRVNDCLASFNSN; from the coding sequence ATGAAGAAAATACTCATCGTCGATGATGAAGAAAATTTGAGGGAATTGTACCGGGTGGAACTCATGGACGAGGGCTTTGAAGTCATTACGGCGAAAAATGGATTCGAGGGCGTTGAGAAGTGCGAAAACGAAAATCCTGATTTGGTCATCGTCGATATCCGAATGCCGGGCATGGACGGTTTGGAGACGATTTCCCGCATCCTTAATTTGAACCGGAAGCGTCCCATCATTATTCATTCCGCCTATCCCCATTACCAAGACAATTTCTTAAGTTGGAACGCGGATGCGTTCGTCGTCAAATCCAGCAATATGGAAGAACTCAAATGCCGGGTGAACGACTGCCTGGCGAGTTTCAATTCCAACTAA
- a CDS encoding radical SAM protein has translation MKVLLIQPPSGVKIIDDVYLNEPLALEYVGTGLAQDGHEVKIHDIRLESDYESVFLAMQPDIVGLTGITSQFMVMKEIAARIKSLRPETVVIAGGHHATIAPADFNEAAVDILAIGEGVEAMREITRRLESKQPLEAVSGLGFPGKEMRFTESRPLRDLDELPLPDRSLTQRYRQRYFNEWYKPAALVRTSLGCPMRCNFCSIWVIAGGKYWRRQPEKVVEEIQRIDEPNIYLADDEFMLDVRRTNRLADLIHEAGIRKQYSCYVRVDTIVRHPELLAKWRDIGLSTVYVGFESFSNERLKEMKKDVTIEQQEKAVKILSGLGIFNYAQFVVDPNYDRDDFKALTEYIQRLKLRYASFTILTPQPGTSLYTEKKKDLTSNDPKLYDFLHAVLPTKLPLPEFYAEYANLYIHSISLRDGLRTLMKYGLRRIPQQIRHGNRFIAQIREGYRDHEECAEISPNSALTG, from the coding sequence ATGAAGGTTCTACTCATTCAACCTCCATCCGGCGTGAAGATCATCGATGACGTCTATCTCAACGAACCCCTTGCTTTGGAGTATGTGGGTACGGGCTTGGCGCAGGACGGGCATGAGGTGAAGATTCACGATATACGCCTGGAATCAGACTACGAGAGCGTCTTCCTGGCTATGCAGCCCGATATCGTCGGGCTAACCGGCATCACTAGCCAATTCATGGTCATGAAAGAAATCGCCGCGCGCATTAAATCGCTGCGCCCTGAGACCGTCGTTATTGCCGGAGGGCATCATGCGACTATTGCTCCGGCGGATTTCAACGAGGCGGCCGTCGATATTCTAGCTATTGGCGAGGGAGTAGAGGCCATGAGGGAAATCACCCGGCGATTGGAATCGAAACAGCCGCTGGAGGCTGTCTCTGGCTTGGGCTTTCCGGGAAAGGAGATGCGCTTCACGGAGTCAAGGCCGCTGCGCGATTTGGACGAATTGCCATTGCCCGACCGTTCTTTGACGCAGCGATACCGCCAGCGCTATTTCAACGAATGGTACAAACCGGCGGCGTTAGTCCGTACTTCGTTGGGTTGCCCCATGCGCTGCAATTTTTGTTCGATCTGGGTGATTGCGGGAGGAAAATATTGGCGCCGCCAGCCGGAAAAGGTGGTGGAAGAGATCCAAAGGATCGATGAACCGAATATCTATTTGGCCGACGACGAATTTATGCTGGACGTCCGGCGGACGAACCGGTTGGCCGATTTGATCCATGAGGCGGGAATACGGAAACAATATTCATGTTATGTTCGAGTGGATACGATCGTCCGGCATCCGGAATTGCTGGCTAAATGGCGGGATATCGGATTGTCTACAGTATACGTTGGCTTCGAGAGTTTTTCCAACGAACGCCTGAAGGAGATGAAAAAAGACGTTACCATCGAACAGCAAGAAAAAGCCGTTAAGATTTTAAGCGGTTTAGGCATATTCAATTATGCGCAGTTCGTCGTCGATCCAAATTACGATCGAGACGATTTCAAAGCATTGACGGAATACATTCAACGCTTGAAATTGCGTTACGCTTCCTTCACGATCCTCACGCCGCAACCGGGAACTTCGCTCTACACCGAGAAGAAGAAAGACTTGACGTCGAACGATCCGAAATTGTACGACTTTCTCCACGCCGTACTGCCTACCAAACTGCCGCTGCCTGAATTCTACGCCGAATACGCCAATCTTTACATCCATTCAATCTCATTACGGGATGGACTGCGCACGCTGATGAAATACGGCCTGCGCCGCATTCCTCAGCAAATCAGGCATGGCAACCGGTTCATCGCCCAAATCCGAGAAGGCTACCGGGATCACGAAGAATGCGCTGAAATAAGCCCGAATTCTGCATTAACCGGTTAA
- a CDS encoding twin-arginine translocase TatA/TatE family subunit, with amino-acid sequence MGVIGTTEIIIIFAVALIAFGPNRLPELARTIAKFMKMFRDASRELQNQLNVNDWDLDRPSRPYTPPKSSSEGYGGSNGEIGNAASSSSGDYHYGQDGYGYGSESAGEASAASAETSAPAAEEDIVADPAKDGDTKRYSRETQE; translated from the coding sequence ATGGGCGTTATAGGAACAACCGAAATTATCATTATCTTTGCGGTGGCCCTCATCGCTTTCGGCCCCAACCGTCTTCCGGAATTGGCGCGAACCATCGCCAAATTCATGAAGATGTTCCGCGATGCCAGCCGCGAATTGCAGAACCAGTTGAATGTCAACGATTGGGATCTGGATAGACCTTCGCGGCCTTATACGCCTCCGAAATCCTCTTCGGAAGGCTACGGCGGATCCAACGGCGAAATCGGCAACGCCGCTTCCAGCTCCAGCGGCGATTACCATTACGGGCAAGATGGCTATGGGTATGGAAGCGAGAGCGCCGGCGAGGCTTCCGCTGCCAGCGCGGAAACTTCCGCTCCCGCCGCGGAAGAGGATATCGTCGCCGATCCCGCCAAAGACGGGGATACTAAACGCTATTCGCGCGAAACACAGGAATAA
- a CDS encoding polysaccharide biosynthesis protein: MDKVAQEQLRSLIEGRNILVTGGTGTIGSEIVRQLIPYKPRIIRLLSRDEFKQSQLRYQLQKYNFIRYLLGDVRDLDRLRRAFESVHLVFHAAALKRIESTEYDPFEAVKTNVLGTQNVITATLESPTVERVVSISTDKAVNVTSTMGATKLLAERLVGWASFYRREPHKTLCSVRFGNVLDSRGSVIPLWREQIRHGGPLTLTHEKMRRFFMSIPNAVHLVLRAAAHATGGEVYILRMKSVIIRDLAEVMIEELAPQYGRSPKEIEILISGAAPGEKLDEDLLAPNEIDRTFMVDQDIAFIAPAHRADEYSLHRLKNFEGYTSSTNPIGKAELRDYLKQEGIL, from the coding sequence TTGGATAAAGTTGCCCAGGAACAACTACGCTCTCTGATCGAAGGAAGAAACATCCTGGTTACGGGGGGTACTGGAACCATCGGAAGCGAGATCGTCCGGCAGCTGATTCCCTACAAGCCCCGCATCATACGGTTATTGAGCCGGGACGAATTCAAACAATCCCAACTGCGTTATCAACTCCAAAAATACAATTTCATACGTTATCTTCTGGGCGATGTGCGGGATTTGGATCGTCTACGGCGCGCTTTCGAAAGCGTCCATCTCGTCTTTCACGCCGCTGCTCTCAAGCGCATCGAATCGACGGAATACGATCCCTTCGAGGCGGTCAAAACCAACGTCCTGGGTACGCAGAACGTCATCACGGCTACGTTGGAAAGCCCCACCGTAGAACGGGTCGTCTCCATCAGCACCGACAAAGCGGTCAACGTTACTTCCACGATGGGCGCAACGAAACTGCTGGCGGAACGGCTGGTCGGCTGGGCGTCTTTCTATCGCCGCGAACCGCATAAGACGCTCTGCTCCGTCCGGTTCGGCAACGTACTGGATTCGCGGGGATCGGTGATTCCGTTGTGGCGGGAGCAGATCCGACACGGCGGCCCGTTGACGCTCACTCATGAGAAAATGCGCCGCTTCTTTATGTCCATTCCCAACGCGGTTCATCTGGTGCTGCGAGCCGCCGCTCACGCCACCGGCGGCGAAGTCTATATTTTGCGGATGAAGTCCGTCATTATTCGCGATTTAGCGGAAGTGATGATCGAAGAATTGGCGCCCCAATACGGGCGTTCGCCCAAAGAGATCGAAATCCTAATATCCGGCGCCGCGCCCGGCGAAAAGTTAGACGAAGACCTGCTCGCCCCCAACGAGATCGACCGTACTTTTATGGTGGACCAAGATATCGCTTTTATCGCGCCCGCCCATCGCGCGGATGAATACAGTCTGCATCGATTGAAGAATTTCGAAGGCTATACCTCCAGCACCAATCCCATCGGCAAGGCCGAACTGCGCGATTATCTCAAACAGGAGGGCATTCTTTAG
- a CDS encoding folylpolyglutamate synthase/dihydrofolate synthase family protein: MIETYPQAYSFLYSFVSYEHKIGWNYSEKTLNLKRCRQFLQRLGDPQKEIRPIHVAGSDGKGSTCAMISAALQAMGFRVGLFVSPHLEHVRERISINGQWISEEDFARWTEFLRRRMEEMPPFPGGYATFFELLTAMAFLYFREQRIDFSVIETGLGGRLDSTNVMDPLVTAITHISLEHTEQLGDTLEKIADEKLGITRPNVPIVIGSQDAALLPHFQRRLRKQQASVVFTDEGYRAVSLQNGRRYRTLSIEKVESGEKRIIQIPLFGHYQLQNVLTAIAVLDLMQEEGIVPPLASRTLHRGLRRLHWPGRFEIVRRTGKATVLLDVAHTAKGAASLRLSLDEIFPHKKRTFVIGCLQGKKISEMLESLIRPQDAVILTQAPSPRGETIENILKAIDRLDWVAIHGRIDNPVDAFRYAEAMTKKNGLLIVTGSLYLVGEIRKSLREKS; this comes from the coding sequence ATGATCGAAACTTATCCTCAAGCGTATTCCTTTCTTTATTCCTTCGTCTCTTACGAACACAAAATCGGCTGGAATTATTCCGAGAAGACGCTCAATCTGAAGCGCTGCCGCCAATTCTTGCAGCGGCTCGGCGATCCGCAAAAAGAGATTCGGCCTATTCATGTCGCGGGCAGCGACGGCAAAGGCTCTACTTGCGCCATGATTTCCGCCGCGCTGCAAGCGATGGGATTCCGCGTCGGTCTCTTCGTCTCTCCCCACCTGGAACACGTCCGCGAGAGAATTTCCATCAACGGCCAATGGATATCCGAAGAAGATTTCGCCCGCTGGACGGAATTTTTGCGGCGCAGGATGGAAGAGATGCCGCCTTTTCCCGGCGGCTACGCCACGTTTTTCGAACTGCTTACAGCGATGGCTTTTTTGTATTTTCGGGAACAGCGGATTGATTTCTCCGTCATCGAAACCGGCTTGGGAGGAAGGCTGGATTCCACGAATGTTATGGATCCACTAGTGACGGCTATTACGCATATCTCTCTGGAACATACGGAACAGTTGGGCGATACGCTGGAAAAGATCGCCGACGAGAAACTAGGAATTACGCGCCCGAATGTCCCCATTGTTATAGGAAGTCAAGATGCGGCGCTGCTGCCGCATTTTCAACGGCGCTTGCGGAAGCAGCAGGCCAGCGTCGTATTCACGGACGAAGGCTACCGCGCCGTCTCGCTCCAAAATGGACGCCGTTATCGCACCTTATCCATTGAGAAAGTGGAGAGCGGAGAGAAGAGAATCATCCAGATTCCACTTTTCGGCCATTATCAATTGCAGAATGTATTGACCGCTATAGCGGTTTTGGATTTGATGCAGGAAGAGGGAATCGTTCCTCCGCTCGCTTCTCGAACGCTGCATCGAGGTTTGCGCCGCCTCCATTGGCCGGGACGATTCGAAATCGTACGCCGGACGGGAAAAGCGACTGTATTATTGGACGTCGCCCATACCGCTAAAGGAGCGGCATCGCTGCGCTTGTCGCTGGACGAGATTTTTCCGCATAAGAAACGGACGTTCGTCATTGGTTGCCTGCAAGGCAAGAAAATTTCCGAAATGTTGGAATCCCTGATCCGACCGCAAGACGCCGTTATCTTAACCCAAGCTCCCAGCCCTCGCGGCGAAACGATCGAGAATATTTTAAAAGCCATCGATAGATTGGATTGGGTAGCGATTCATGGTCGAATCGACAATCCCGTCGATGCCTTCCGCTATGCGGAAGCGATGACGAAAAAAAACGGTCTTCTTATCGTAACCGGATCGTTATATCTCGTAGGAGAGATAAGAAAGAGCCTGCGAGAAAAATCTTAA
- the tatC gene encoding twin-arginine translocase subunit TatC, with translation MVAEQTAQDPTKREKPFYDEEEELGGAMTFLEHLGELRERLIRTLVALGIAFVVCFTFSERLLQMFFFCIPEGVTLQATSPVETLITELKISLVGGIFIAFPIIFYQAWMFVAPGLYKREKKIVLPLIASAWFCFVFGGIFCYYATFRFTLQFLESITPGFISSDWKISEFVSFSLNFILAFGLVFEEPVLILLLARIGLVTQKMLWNFFPYALIIMFTVAAVITPPDPISQIVCAVPLVILYVLSVFVVHGIEKKSEVEEIG, from the coding sequence ATGGTTGCCGAACAGACCGCTCAAGATCCAACAAAACGCGAAAAACCGTTCTACGACGAAGAGGAAGAGTTAGGCGGCGCCATGACGTTTTTGGAGCACCTCGGCGAATTGCGGGAACGGCTGATCCGCACTCTTGTCGCGCTCGGCATCGCTTTCGTAGTATGCTTCACTTTTTCCGAACGTTTACTGCAAATGTTTTTTTTCTGCATTCCCGAAGGTGTCACGCTGCAAGCGACCAGCCCCGTTGAAACGCTCATTACCGAATTAAAAATTTCCTTGGTAGGCGGAATCTTCATCGCCTTTCCCATCATTTTTTATCAAGCGTGGATGTTCGTTGCGCCGGGATTGTATAAAAGAGAGAAAAAAATCGTATTGCCTTTGATCGCCTCCGCTTGGTTTTGCTTCGTTTTCGGAGGCATTTTCTGTTACTATGCGACCTTCCGATTTACGCTGCAATTTTTGGAGAGCATTACGCCGGGATTCATTTCGAGCGACTGGAAGATCAGCGAATTCGTCTCCTTTTCTTTGAATTTCATTCTCGCTTTTGGTTTAGTATTCGAAGAGCCTGTATTGATTCTGCTCTTGGCGAGAATCGGTTTGGTAACGCAAAAAATGCTTTGGAATTTTTTCCCCTACGCTTTGATCATCATGTTCACCGTGGCAGCGGTCATTACTCCGCCCGATCCTATCAGCCAAATCGTATGCGCCGTGCCCTTGGTGATTCTGTACGTGCTATCGGTTTTCGTCGTCCACGGAATCGAGAAAAAAAGCGAGGTGGAAGAAATTGGATAA
- a CDS encoding O-antigen ligase family protein, giving the protein MDASSHTINRIHTPLFAAAVLVLAAAGIVYPPYSTAAVLAAVLGVFLLVSRPDLAFGLFFAIETLFSEDVLLTTEKLDVTIYRVNLPFIGMNAFELAFVFLILAALIQRQGRIAGTRLDFSVLLFGLAALIGYLTCIRLYGDPLRLFEPRRMLHFFLSYFLAVNLIRTKASLQGFLSLFFFAVILKSLEGAYLYLLGEGLEIKWRIRAIFTGWEDSLTFVTYLLFLGVIIIGKYAFPFKRIYLLFTPVVFYTFLFSYKRAYYVALAAGLLLLFWMQGRKAKMRMAAWLLLGGVLMAGLITVMGQWQAIGMRFESILHPTKESSANYRLVEWQNACISIKRHPLFGIGLGGVMPMEIFLSRTNLLGVHNTYLWAAVKMGILGFFSYVLLHIAFLRRLLRQNGALQDLYLQAVSKGIACSFAAFAAAEMFAPMFAQMRTAAWLGVMMGIGMTLPVMDGKNVESSNDQIASKSPSTLSP; this is encoded by the coding sequence ATGGACGCTTCATCCCATACTATAAATCGAATCCATACTCCGCTATTCGCCGCCGCCGTCCTGGTTTTGGCGGCGGCGGGGATCGTCTATCCGCCCTATTCCACGGCGGCGGTTCTAGCGGCGGTTTTAGGAGTCTTTCTCCTTGTTTCTCGTCCGGACTTGGCTTTTGGACTTTTCTTCGCCATAGAAACGCTCTTCTCGGAAGACGTCCTTCTTACGACGGAAAAACTGGACGTTACGATTTATCGCGTCAATCTGCCTTTTATCGGCATGAACGCTTTCGAATTGGCGTTCGTCTTTTTGATCCTGGCGGCGCTGATTCAACGCCAAGGGAGAATAGCGGGAACGCGCCTCGACTTTTCCGTCCTGCTCTTCGGATTGGCCGCCTTGATCGGGTATCTCACCTGCATCCGGTTGTACGGCGATCCCCTGCGCCTATTCGAACCCCGGCGAATGCTTCATTTCTTCCTTTCTTATTTCCTGGCTGTGAACCTGATTCGAACCAAGGCCTCTTTGCAGGGATTTCTCTCGCTTTTCTTTTTCGCCGTGATTTTAAAATCGCTGGAAGGAGCTTATCTCTATCTTTTGGGGGAAGGACTGGAGATCAAATGGCGAATCCGAGCCATCTTTACGGGTTGGGAAGACTCCCTGACGTTCGTTACTTATCTCTTGTTTCTTGGAGTTATTATCATAGGGAAATACGCTTTTCCCTTTAAGCGGATATATCTGCTATTTACGCCCGTGGTTTTCTATACTTTTCTCTTTTCCTACAAGCGCGCTTATTACGTCGCCTTGGCGGCGGGCCTTCTACTGCTCTTTTGGATGCAGGGACGGAAAGCCAAAATGCGGATGGCGGCGTGGCTGCTGTTGGGCGGCGTTCTCATGGCGGGATTGATTACGGTTATGGGGCAGTGGCAGGCTATCGGAATGCGCTTCGAATCCATTCTCCATCCCACCAAAGAGAGCAGCGCCAATTACCGTCTCGTCGAATGGCAAAACGCCTGCATCAGCATCAAACGCCATCCCCTCTTCGGCATTGGCCTTGGCGGAGTGATGCCGATGGAAATTTTTCTATCGCGCACGAATCTACTGGGAGTGCATAATACCTATTTGTGGGCGGCGGTTAAGATGGGGATTCTCGGATTTTTTTCCTACGTTCTGCTGCATATTGCTTTTCTGAGGCGTCTACTGCGGCAAAACGGCGCGTTGCAAGACTTATACCTGCAAGCGGTTTCCAAAGGAATCGCCTGCTCCTTCGCCGCTTTCGCCGCGGCGGAAATGTTCGCACCCATGTTCGCTCAAATGCGGACAGCGGCGTGGCTGGGCGTCATGATGGGAATTGGGATGACCCTTCCCGTCATGGATGGGAAGAATGTCGAATCGTCCAACGATCAGATCGCTTCGAAATCTCCCTCGACTCTCTCGCCTTGA
- a CDS encoding ATP-binding protein, whose product MSSEILAKDQSIPLCSHINHPYLDEVLQTSPIGVLILDEERRITWLNQEVERMLGPSGVVRGCEISALCERGEDVQPFKEYLAARNGRCMTLALKQSGDGRIHVKIHAFPRGAETLLYLENITDVSALSEELFNFKSAINSAEDAIALFDNDGLIFYTNPAFEKQMRWSADCILGMNIDRFWKESLPREACEIMWRQIREKSFWSGEVVCRRANGESFDADIRITPIKEESQAVAGFICIQRDISRQKKLEKELSMYSEILERKVDDRATALSKLHEISKLFHTEETLEKRLRLVLIAATAGETFRFNRAFLLLVNEETQWLEGKIAIGPSNPQEASSIWSEIETLPKDGTITGALQTYLAHPGRGDRYVNELVRQLSVPMPHNSSILLQSLRNKRSYIVRKSKSDVEFDADIIHKLGSDNFAVVPLLVRERPIGVLVVDNVITQRIIVGEDLKMLDVLGSQAALAIAHAHAIEALAQKVKETELAYSELRLSQQKLIESEKFAALGQMAATVAHEIRTPLVAVGGFAQQMLKTEDKSKKNYHYLQIIRDEALRLEDVLNHLLYYARPSTPLKDEQDINRFLESILTFMKAESDFNNIKVELRFDHNLPPIRFDRNQMRQVMINIFKNAFQSMEKGGTLTIATRSDEEWIYLEIRDTGEGIAPEHLNRIFEPFYSTKHSGTGLGLHVSQRIVASHGGNLSITSRLREGTTALIRLPRKGDHSQ is encoded by the coding sequence ATGTCTAGTGAAATTTTGGCAAAAGATCAATCCATTCCCCTCTGTTCCCATATCAATCATCCATACTTGGATGAGGTTCTCCAGACTTCCCCCATCGGCGTTCTCATTCTGGACGAAGAACGGCGCATTACATGGCTCAATCAGGAAGTAGAACGGATGCTTGGCCCCAGCGGCGTCGTGCGGGGTTGCGAAATATCGGCGTTATGCGAAAGGGGGGAAGACGTTCAACCGTTCAAAGAATATCTTGCGGCGCGCAACGGACGCTGCATGACTCTCGCTCTCAAACAATCGGGAGACGGGCGCATTCATGTGAAGATTCATGCCTTTCCCCGCGGGGCGGAAACGCTTCTTTATCTGGAGAATATAACGGATGTCTCGGCGTTGAGCGAAGAATTGTTCAATTTCAAATCCGCCATCAACTCCGCCGAGGACGCCATTGCGCTCTTCGATAACGATGGATTGATTTTTTATACGAATCCCGCTTTCGAGAAACAGATGCGCTGGTCCGCCGATTGCATCCTTGGCATGAATATCGATCGATTTTGGAAAGAAAGCCTCCCCCGCGAGGCTTGCGAGATCATGTGGCGGCAGATCCGCGAGAAATCCTTCTGGTCGGGAGAGGTCGTTTGCCGACGGGCTAATGGAGAATCTTTCGATGCGGACATCCGCATTACGCCCATTAAGGAGGAATCCCAAGCCGTCGCCGGCTTCATCTGCATTCAACGGGATATTTCCCGGCAGAAGAAGTTGGAAAAAGAACTTTCGATGTATTCGGAAATATTGGAAAGGAAAGTCGACGACCGCGCGACGGCGCTTTCGAAGTTGCATGAGATTTCGAAACTGTTTCACACCGAGGAGACTCTGGAAAAACGTCTTCGCCTTGTTCTCATTGCGGCAACGGCGGGGGAGACGTTTCGCTTCAATCGCGCCTTTCTTCTCCTTGTAAATGAGGAAACGCAATGGCTGGAAGGCAAAATCGCCATCGGCCCTTCCAATCCGCAAGAGGCTTCTTCCATTTGGAGCGAAATCGAAACGCTGCCCAAAGATGGCACGATCACCGGCGCTTTGCAGACTTATCTCGCTCATCCCGGCCGAGGCGACCGCTACGTTAACGAACTTGTCCGGCAACTTTCCGTTCCTATGCCGCACAATTCTTCCATCTTGTTACAATCTTTGCGGAACAAGCGCAGTTATATCGTTCGCAAGAGCAAGTCGGACGTGGAGTTCGATGCGGATATTATCCATAAACTGGGATCGGACAACTTTGCCGTCGTTCCTCTTTTGGTGCGGGAAAGGCCGATCGGGGTTTTAGTCGTGGATAACGTCATCACGCAGAGGATCATCGTGGGTGAGGATCTCAAGATGCTGGACGTCCTCGGTTCGCAGGCGGCTTTAGCCATCGCCCACGCCCATGCGATCGAAGCGCTGGCTCAAAAGGTCAAAGAAACGGAACTGGCTTATTCCGAGCTGCGCTTGAGCCAGCAAAAACTGATCGAGTCGGAGAAATTCGCCGCCTTGGGACAAATGGCCGCCACCGTCGCTCACGAAATCCGCACTCCCCTGGTAGCCGTCGGCGGCTTCGCCCAACAAATGCTCAAAACGGAGGATAAATCCAAGAAAAACTATCATTACCTGCAAATCATCCGCGACGAAGCGTTGCGGTTGGAGGATGTTCTCAACCACCTACTCTATTACGCCCGGCCTTCGACGCCCTTAAAGGATGAGCAGGATATCAACCGGTTTCTCGAATCGATTCTCACTTTTATGAAGGCGGAAAGCGATTTCAACAATATTAAAGTGGAGTTGCGTTTCGATCATAATCTCCCGCCCATTCGCTTCGACCGCAATCAAATGCGTCAGGTGATGATTAATATTTTCAAAAATGCTTTTCAATCGATGGAAAAAGGAGGTACACTTACTATAGCAACTCGCAGCGACGAGGAATGGATTTATTTGGAAATCCGCGATACGGGCGAAGGCATCGCCCCGGAGCATTTGAATCGCATCTTCGAGCCGTTCTATTCCACGAAGCATTCCGGAACGGGATTGGGATTGCATGTATCTCAACGAATCGTAGCCAGCCATGGAGGAAACCTTTCGATTACGAGCCGATTAAGAGAAGGGACAACCGCGCTTATACGACTACCCAGAAAGGGGGATCATTCCCAATGA